The proteins below are encoded in one region of Scomber japonicus isolate fScoJap1 chromosome 24, fScoJap1.pri, whole genome shotgun sequence:
- the LOC128354245 gene encoding tubulin alpha-1C chain-like, with protein sequence MRECISIHVGQAGVQMGNTCWELYCLEHGIQPDGHMPTEKPTGGYDDSFTTFFSDTGSGKYVPRAIFVDLEPTVIDEVRTGTYRQLFHPEQLISGKEDAANNYARGHYTVGKEHIDSVLDRIRKLSDQCTGLQGFLVFHSFGGGTGSGFTSLLMERLSVDFGKKSKLEFAIYPAPQVSTAVVEPYNSILTTHTTLEHSDCAFMVDNEAIYDICRRNLDIERPSYTNLNRLISQIVSSITASLRFDGALNVDLTEFQTNLVPYPRIHFPLATYAPVISAEKAYHEQLTVAEITNSCFEPANQMVKCDPRHGKYMACCLLYRGDVVPKDVNVAIGNIKTKRSIQFVDWCPTGFKVGINYQPPTVVPGGDLAKVQRAVCMLSNTTAIAEAWARLDHKFDLMYAKRAFVHWYVGEGMEEGEFSEAREDMAALEKDYEEVGIDSCEEDEEGEEY encoded by the exons CGTGAATGTATCTCTATCCACGTTGGCCAGGCTGGTGTCCAGATGGGCAACACCTGCTGGGAGCTGTATTGCTTGGAGCATGGCATCCAGCCGGACGGTCACATGCCCACTGAAAAGCCTACCGGAGGTTATGATGACTCCTTCACTACCTTCTTTAGTGATACCGGCAGCGGGAAGTATGTTCCCAGAGCCATCTTTGTGGACCTGGAGCCTACCGTTATTG ACGAGGTTCGTACAGGCACATACCGCCAGCTTTTCCACCCCGAGCAGCTGATCTCAGGGAAGGAGGATGCTGCCAACAACTACGCCCGCGGTCACTACACCGTTGGAAAGGAGCACATTGACTCTGTACTCGACAGAATCCGCAAACTG TCTGACCAGTGCACCGGTCTGCAAGGCTTCCTGGTCTTCCATTCTTTCGGAGGAGGAACCGGTTCTGGCTTCACCTCCTTATTGATGGAGCGTCTCTCTGTAGACTTTGGCAAGAAGTCCAAACTGGAGTTTGCAATCTACCCAGCTCCTCAGGTGTCTACAGCAGTGGTGGAGCCTTACAACTCCATCCTGACCACCCACACCACCCTAGAGCACTCCGACTGTGCCTTCATGGTCGACAATGAGGCCATCTATGATATCTGCCGCAGGAATCTGGACATTGAGCGTCCTTCTTATACGAATTTGAATCGCCTCATCAGTCAGATCGTCTCCTCCATCACTGCCTCCCTCCGCTTCGACGGTGCCTTGAATGTGGACCTGACAGAGTTCCAGACCAACTTGGTGCCCTACCCTCGTATCCACTTCCCCCTGGCCACGTACGCCCCAGTTATCTCTGCAGAGAAGGCCTACCATGAGCAGCTCACTGTGGCTGAAATCACCAACTCCTGCTTCGAGCCCGCCAACCAGATGGTGAAATGCGACCCTCGTCATGGCAAGTACATGGCCTGCTGCCTGCTGTACCGTGGCGACGTGGTGCCCAAAGACGTCAACGTGGCCATCGGCAACATCAAAACCAAGCGCTCCATCCAGTTTGTGGACTGGTGTCCCACAGGCTTCAAGGTGGGCATCAACTACCAGCCCCCTACAGTGGTTCCTGGAGGAGACCTGGCCAAGGTGCAGAGGGCCGTGTGCATGCTGAGCAACACCACCGCCATCGCCGAGGCCTGGGCTCGTCTCGACCACAAGTTTGACCTGATGTACGCCAAGAGGGCCTTCGTCCACTGGTACGTAGGAGAGGGcatggaggagggagagttcTCAGAGGCCAGAGAGGACATGGCTGCCCTGGAGAAGGATTACGAAGAGGTTGGCATCGACTCgtgtgaggaagatgaagaggggGAGGAGTATTAG